One genomic window of Lepeophtheirus salmonis chromosome 5, UVic_Lsal_1.4, whole genome shotgun sequence includes the following:
- the LOC121117388 gene encoding peptide methionine sulfoxide reductase MsrB, producing the protein MDYYSILSTLLFTVFGDEDSPNTLKYDDKYVERKLHYTSDPKVVTNEEWKNVLSTLQYKVMRENSTERAGTSPFLHLHYPDHRGFFICSACDHPLFEMSAKYTSGSGWPSFFEPMNNDSVGYRAIRDTDAKEVHCKRCGSHLGHVFNDGPLPTGKRYCINGVTLFYNMTLY; encoded by the exons ATGGATTATTACTCAATATTAAGTACTCTTTTATTTACAGTATTTGGAGATGAGGATTCTCCAAATACTTTGAAATATGACGATAAATACGTCGAAAGAAAGCTTCACTACACATCGGATCCAAAAG TCGTGACTAATGAGGAATGGAAAAATGTATTGAGTACATTGCAATATAAGGTCATGAGAGAAAATAGCACTGAAAGAGCAGGAACCTCTCCATTCTTACATTTACATTATCCAGATCACCGAGGGTTTTTTATATGCAGTGCGTGTGATCATCCTCTCTTTGAAATGAGCGCAAAGTATACTTCTGGTTCGGGATGGCCCTCCTTTTTCGAACCAATGAATAATGATAGTGTTGGCTATAGAGCTATTCGAGATACCGA CGCCAAAGAAGTTCATTGCAAACGATGTGGATCACACTTGGGGCATGTTTTTAATGATGGTCCCTTGCCCACAGGGAAGAGATACTGCATCAATGGTGTTACACTATTTTACAACATGACTTTGTATTGA